A genomic window from Silene latifolia isolate original U9 population chromosome Y, ASM4854445v1, whole genome shotgun sequence includes:
- the LOC141632250 gene encoding uncharacterized protein LOC141632250, translated as MRNGYVNGEWSVQPGGYSPAGCYDWFRGTRPRIQWDKAVWNGWTIPKHQFMGWMVAHKALNTVERLVRVGVIIEEKCYLCGIADETIEHLFCECPYSRRVVLELNRNTVWTLPIRDLVEWCSSRTGTGLQKGVQNAIVMSLMYQVWQQRNRSRNEMILLRPERVAGAILENMRSRVRTRERTVMNLAERDWLTKMRLIE; from the coding sequence ATGAGGAATGGTTATGTCAATGGAGAGTGGAGTGTTCAACCAGGAGGGTACTCTCCTGCTGGTTGCTATGACTGGTTTAGAGGTACAAGGCCAAGAATTCAGTGGGATAAGGCAGTTTGGAATGGATGGACAATCCCTAAACATCAATTTATGGGATGGATGGTTGCTCATAAGGCACTGAATACAGTAGAGAGGCTAGTCAGGGTTGGGGTGATCATTGAGGAGAAATGCTACTTGTGTGGCATAGCTGATGAAACAATTGAGCACTTGTTCTGTGAGTGCCCTTACAGTAGAAGAGTGGTGTTGGAGCTGAACAGGAACACTGTCTGGACATTACCTATCAGGGATTTGGTTGAGTGGTGCAGTAGTAGAACAGGCACAGGGCTTCAGAAGGGAGTACAAAATGCCATAGTGATGAGCTTGATGTACCAGGTATGGCAGCAGAGAAATAGAAGTAGGAATGAGATGATTTTGCTTAGGCCTGAAAGGGTGGCAGGTGCTATATTGGAGAATATGAGATCAAGAGTTCGAACCCGGGAAAGAACAGTGATGAATCTTGCAGAACGAGATTGGCTGACTAAAATGCGTCTTATAGAATGA